Sequence from the Arvicola amphibius chromosome 3, mArvAmp1.2, whole genome shotgun sequence genome:
GGGCTGAGGTAGTTGGATTGCTACTTTGAGGCAAGCATAGGCTACATAccttggagagagacagaggttgGGGTGACCCAAACCAAAGCAAGAGATAGCCCGCAAGTGGGCGAGGTTGGTTAACCTGGCACAGTGAGCTGTTGCAATGGTCAACATATTTGTAGCCAGAACTTCTGGGTTCTACCACAGCCTCCAGCATTTACCATGACCCCCCTCAGCCTCCCTCCAGTGTTGGGGTAGGATACCTGGGTTCATTCACCCATAGGGATTGGTCTCTTCCTGGACACCTTTACTTTCCAGTGCATTCCCCAGTTCTCAGATGCATGCCCTCATCCCTCAGtccttccctgcctctacccTGTCTTCCTGACACAGCCTAGCGTGGCTGTTATCCACAGGAGGTGAATCCGTGTATGAGGCAATGCCACTGCCTGGAGACTGTGGTCTTACCCTCCAGCCTGGCAATGAGCCACCTGAAACCTAACAGGAAGTGACCTTGGCTTCCTATCTGCCTCAGCTGAGCCTGGATCCTACCTGTAGGCAAGAGCTGACTCTGAGCCCTGGCCCAGCCACACTGACCCCTACCTTAGACCGGATGGAGCTGATCCTGAGTACCAGCCCAGCCAAGCTGACTCTAGATCCTACATGCCAGCCAGAATTGACCCTGAGAGTCAACCTGACCAAGCTAACCCTGGATCCTGCACGCCAGCCAGAGCTGTCACTGAGTCCTAGGATAGCTGAGCTGACCCTGGATTCCACATGCCACCCAGAGATGACCCTCAGTCCTGGCCCAGCTGAGCTTACCCTGGATCCTGAACGCCAGGCAGAGGAGACCCCAGCCCTCAACCCAGCTGAGTTGACCCTGGAGCCTGTGCACTGTCGACCTGAGCTCCTGAGTGCTTGTGCTGACCTCATCAATGACCAGTGGCCCCGCAGCCGTGCCTCCCGTCTGCACTCCCTGGGCCAGTCCTCAGATGCCTTCCCCCTCTGCCTGATGCTGCTGAGCCCTCATCCCAAGCCTGGAACATCCCCTATTGTGGTGGGCCATGCCCGCTTATCACGGGTACTGGACCATCCCCACAGCCTCTTAGTGGAGACAGTGGTGGTAGCCCGGGCTCTGAGGGGCCGTGGCTTTGGCCGCCGCCTCATGGAGGGCTTGGAGGCTTTTGCCCGAGCCCGGGGCTTCCGCCGGCTTCA
This genomic interval carries:
- the Naa80 gene encoding N-alpha-acetyltransferase 80; the protein is MQELTLSPGPATLTPTLDRMELILSTSPAKLTLDPTCQPELTLRVNLTKLTLDPARQPELSLSPRIAELTLDSTCHPEMTLSPGPAELTLDPERQAEETPALNPAELTLEPVHCRPELLSACADLINDQWPRSRASRLHSLGQSSDAFPLCLMLLSPHPKPGTSPIVVGHARLSRVLDHPHSLLVETVVVARALRGRGFGRRLMEGLEAFARARGFRRLHLTTHDQLYFYAHLGYHLGEPVQGLVFTNRRLPTTFLRSFSKTPCPQPPCKGPILAAQAIPRSSKGPPLPPPPPLPQSLTTSPPPSPGPLAQSLLETRHRDLKGCPIFWMEKDI